The Sinorhizobium fredii USDA 257 region CAGGTGAAACATATGGCTCGGGAAACCTTCCCGTCGCCCTCGAACTCACGTTCGGGGATGAGGGCGGCTATTCCAATCAGAAAGGCGACAGGGGCAACTACCTGAACGGCGCTCTCGTCGGCACCAAGTACGGCATCACGCGGCAGACGCTGGCGGCACACCGCGGCGTCAAGTCGGTCACCGCCGCCCAGGTGAAGGCGATGAGCCGGGAGGAGGCCGAGGATATCTATCGGCGCTCCTATTGGGGGCAAAGCGGCGGCGATCTGCCGCCCGGTCTGGACTATGCCGTGTTCAACAGCGGCGTCATGTCTGGGCCGTCGCGGGCTGTGAAGATCCTGCAGGAGACGCT contains the following coding sequences:
- a CDS encoding glycoside hydrolase family 108 protein, translating into MPIGQDCNPLHSGETYGSGNLPVALELTFGDEGGYSNQKGDRGNYLNGALVGTKYGITRQTLAAHRGVKSVTAAQVKAMSREEAEDIYRRSYWGQSGGDLPPGLDYAVFNSGVMSGPSRAVKILQETLGVREDGHVGEQTLAAVRAAYQR